From the genome of Homalodisca vitripennis isolate AUS2020 chromosome 8, UT_GWSS_2.1, whole genome shotgun sequence, one region includes:
- the LOC124367894 gene encoding lissencephaly-1 homolog, with protein sequence MKMVLSQRQREELNKAVADYLSSNGYLTALEGLKKDADMPGEVERKYGGLLEKKWTSVIRLQKKVLELESKLSEAEKEYIEGAPTRAKRSPTEWIPRAPEKFCLSGHRGPVTKVIFHPIYNLAVSASEDATIKVWDFEAGEYERSLKGHTDSVQDIAFDSSGKLLVSCSADLSIKLWDFQQTYQCVKTMHGHDHNVSSVTFVPSGDFVVSSSRDKTIKVWEVATGYCVKTFTGHREWVRMVRVSPDGSYIASCSNDHTVRVWVMASKECKMELRDHDHVVECVAWAPDSAHSAINEAAGADNKKGAYEGPFLVSGSRDKTIKVWDVGTGVCLLTLVGHDNWVRSVAFHPGGKYIVSASDDKTLRVWDTRNKRCMKTLEAHIHFCTSLDFHKTQPFVVTGSVDQSVKIWECR encoded by the exons GAACAAGGCTGTGGCAGACTATCTGAGCAGCAATGGCTACCTTACGGCGCTCGAAGGACTCAAGAAGGATGCGGACATGCCCGGAGAGGTAGAAAGGAAGTACGGTGGGCTCCTCGAGAAGAAATGGACTTCAGTTATTCGCTTACAGAAGAAG gTTCTGGAATTGGAATCGAAACTTTCGGAAGCAGAGAAAGAGTACATCGAGGGTGCCCCGACACGAGCCAAACGATCACCGACGGAGTGGATCCCCAGAGCTCCGGAGAAGTTCTGCCTCTCTGGCCACAGAGGACCAGTCACCAAG GTAATCTTCCACCCGATCTACAACCTGGCAGTATCGGCCAGCGAGGATGCCACAATCAAGGTATGGGACTTCGAGGCCGGCGAATACGAGAGGTCTCTCAAGGGTCATACGGACTCGGTACAGGACATAGCCTTCGACTCCAGTGGGAAACTGCTAG TTTCATGCAGTGCTGACCTGTCCATCAAGCTGTGGGACTTCCAGCAGACGTACCAGTGCGTGAAGACGATGCACGGTCACGACCACAATGTGAGCAGCGTCACCTTTGTCCCCAGTGGGGACTTTGTTGTGTCCTCATCTCGCGACAAGACCATCAAGGTGTGGGAAGTTGCTACCGG GTATTGTGTGAAGACGTTCACCGGACACAGAGAGTGGGTGAGGATGGTTAGGGTCTCTCCTGATGGCAGCTACATAGCCTCCTGCTCCAACGACCACACTGTCAGAGTCTGGGTCATGGCCTCCAAGGAGTGCAAA ATGGAACTGCGAGACCACGACCACGTGGTGGAATGTGTGGCCTGGGCACCGGACTCTGCTCACTCGGCCATCAACGAAGCGGCCGGAGCCGACAACAAGAAGGGGGCCTACGAGGGACCCTTCCTCGTCTCCGGCTCTCGAGACAAGACAATAAAG GTGTGGGACGTTGGCACGGGCGTGTGCCTGCTGACGCTGGTCGGACATGACAACTGGGTGCGCAGCGTGGCGTTCCACCCAGGTGGCAAGTACATAGTGTCGGCCAGTGACGACAAGACTCTGCGCGTCTGGGACACACGCAACAAGCGCTGCATGAAAACACTGGAGGCTCACATCCATTTCTGCACCTCTCTCG ATTTCCACAAAACGCAGCCTTTTGTCGTGACGGGCAGCGTAGACCAGTCTGTGAAAATCTGGGAGTGCCGCTAA